Proteins from a single region of Kogia breviceps isolate mKogBre1 chromosome 5, mKogBre1 haplotype 1, whole genome shotgun sequence:
- the EIF4G1 gene encoding eukaryotic translation initiation factor 4 gamma 1 isoform X6: protein MNKAPQPTGPPPAPSPGLPQHFYPSRAQPPSSAASRVQSAAPARPGPAAHVYPAGSQVMMIPSQISYPASQGAYYIPGQGRSTYVVPTQQYPVQPGAPSFYPGASPTEFGTYAGAYYPAQGVQQFPTGVAPPPVLMNQPPQIAPKRERKTIRIRDPNQGGKDITEEIMSGARTASTPTPPQTGGGLEPQANGETPQVAVVVRPDDRSQGAIIGERPGLPGPEHSPSESQPSSPSPTPSPPPVLEPGSEPNLTVLPIPGDTMTTGMIQTSVEESTPVPPETGEPYCLSPEPTPLAEPILEVEVTLSKPVPESEFSSSPLQVPTPLASHKVEILPEPNGTVLSENLEPELESSPELAPLPPPACPSESPMPIAPTAQPEELLNGAPSPPAVDLSPVSEPEEQAKEATASVAPPTVLSATPAVVSPAASPAQEEDMEEEEEEEEEGEAEGEKGGEEPLPLESTPVPAHLSQNLEVASATQVAVSVPKRRRKIKELNKKETVGDLLDAFKEVNPGVPEVENQPPVGNNPSPEPEGSSVPPRPEEADETWDSKEDKIQNAENIQPGEQKYEYKSDQWKPLNLEEKKRYDREFLLGFQFIFASMQKPEGLPHISDVVLDKANKTPLRPLDPARLQGINCGPDFTPSFANLGRPALSRGPPRGGPGGELPRGPAGLGPRRSQQGSRKEPRKIIATVSMTEDIKLNKAEKAWKPSSKRTAADKDRGEEDTDGSKTQDLFRRVRSILNKLTPQMFQQLMKQVTQLAIDTEERLKGVIDLIFEKAISEPNFSVAYANMCRCLMALKVPTTEKPAVTVNFRKLLLNRCQKEFEKDKDDDEVFEKKQKEMDEAATAEERGRLKEELEEARDIARRRSLGNIKFIGELFKLKMLTEAIMHDCVVKLLKNHDEESLECLCRLLTTIGKDLDFEKAKPRMDQYFNQMEKIIKEKKTSSRIRFMLQDVLDLRRSNWVPRRGDQGPKTIDQIHKEAEMEEHREHIKVQQLMAKGSDKRRGGPPGPPISRGLPLVDDGGWNTVPISKGSRPIDTSRLTKITKPGSIDSNNQLFAPGGRLSWGKGSSGGSGAKPSDAASEAARPATSTLNRFSALQQAVPTESTDNRRVVQRSSLSRERGEKAGDRGDRLERSERGGDRLDRARTPATKRSFSKEVEERSRERPSQPEGLRKAASLTEDRDRGRDAVKREAALPAVSPPKAALSEEELEKKSRAIIEEYLHLNDMKEAVQCVQELASPSLLFIFVRHGIESTLERSAIAREHMGRLLHQLLCAGHLSTAQYYQGLYEILELAEDMEIDIPHVWLYLAELVTPILHEGGMPMGELFREITKPLRPLGKAASLLLEILGLLCKSMGPKKVGTLWREAGLSWKEFLPEGQDVGAFVTAQKVEYTLGEESEALGQRLLSSEELNKQLEKLLKEGSSNQRVFDWIEANVNEEQVASNTLVRALMTTVCYSAIIFETPLRVDVAVLKARAKLLQKYLCDEQTELQALYALQALVVTLEQPPNLLRMFFDALYDEDVVKEDAFYSWESSKDPAEQQGKGVALKSVTAFFKWLREAEEEESDHN, encoded by the exons CCCTGGACTCCCACAG CACTTCTACCCTAGCCGGGCCCAGCCCCCGAGCAGTGCAGCCTCCCGAGTGCAGAgtgcagcccccgcccgccctggcccAGCTGCCCATGTCTACCCTGCTGGATCCCAAGTAATGATGATCCCTTCCCAGATCTCCTACCCAGCCTCCCAGGGGGCCTACTACATCCCTGGACAG GGGCGTTCCACATATGTTGTCCCGACACAGCAGTATCCTGTGCAGCCGGGAGCCCCAAGCTTCTATCCGGGTGCAAGCCCTACAGAGTTTGGGACCTACG CTGGCGCCTACTACCCAGCCCAGGGTGTGCAGCAATTTCCCACTGGTGTGGCTCCCCCGCCGGTTTTGATGAACCAGCCACCCCAGATTGCTCCCAAGAGGGAGCGGAAGACG ATCCGAATTCGAGACCCAAatcaaggagggaaggatatcACGGAGGAGATCATGTCTGGGGCCCGCACTGCCTccacacccacccctccccag ACGGGAGGTGGTCTGGAGCCTCAGGCTAATGGGGAGACACCCCAGGTTGCTGTTGTTGTCCGGCCAG ATGACCGGTCGCAGGGAGCAATCATTGGGGAGCGGCCAGGGCTGCCTGGCCCAGAGCACAGCCCTTCAGAATCCCAGCCTTCGTCACCTTCTCCGACCCCATCACCACCGCCAGTCTTGGAACCCGGGTCTGAGCCTAATCTCACAGTCCTCCCTATTCCTGGGGACACTATGACAACGGGGATGATACAGACGTCTGTAGAAGAATCAACCCCCGTGCCCCCTGAAACTGGGGAGCCATATTGCCTCTCTCCAGAACCCACTCCCCTCGCTGAACCCATACTGGAAGTAGAAGTGACACTTAGCAAACCAGTTCCAGAATCTGAGTTCTCTTCCAGTCCTCTCCAGGTTCCCACCCCCCTGGCATCTCACAAGGTGGAAATTCTTCCTGAGCCTAATGGCACGGTCCTATCTGAGAATTTGGAACCAGAGTTGGAGTCGAGCCCAGAGcttgcccctctccctcccccggcTTGTCCCTCTGAATCCCCCATGCCCATTGCTCCAACTGCCCAACCTGAGGAACTGCTCAACGGAGCCCCCTCGCCACCAGCTGTGGACTTAAGCCCAGTCAGTGAACCAGAGGAGCAGGCCAAGGAGGCTACAGCATCGGTGGCTCCCCCCACCGTCCTTTCTGCCACTCCAGCTGTGGTTTCTCCAGCTGCTTCCCCTGCTCAGGAGGAGGAcatggaggaagaggaagaagaggaagaggaaggagaagctgagggtgagaagggaggagaggaacCGCTCCCCCTAGAGAGCACCCCTGTCCCAGCCCACCTGTCCCAGAATTTGGAGGTGGCATCAGCCACCCAAG TGGCAGTATCTGTGCCAAAGAGGAGACGGAAAATTAAGGAGCTCAATAAGAAGGAGACTGTAGGAGACCTTCTAGATGCCTTCAAGGAG GTGAACCCAGGAGTACCAGAGGTAGAAAATCAGCCTCCTGTAGGCAACAATCCCAGCCCAGAGCCTGAGGGCAGCAGTGTGCCCCCGCGACCTGAGGAAGCAGACGAGACCTGGGACTCAAAGGAAGACAAGATTCAAAATGCTGAGAACATCCAGCCGGGGGAACAGAAGTATGAATATAAGTCAG ATCAGTGGAAGCCTCTAAACCTTGAGGAGAAAAAGCGTTATGACCGTGAGTTCCTGCTTGGCTTTCAGTTCATCTTTGCCAGTATGCAGAAGCCAGAGGGATTGCCCCATATCAGTGATGTGGTGTTGGATAAG GCCAATAAAACACCATTGCGGCCACTGGATCCCGCTAGACTTCAAGGCATAAATTGTGGCCCAGACTTCACCCCATCCTTTGCCAACCTTGGCCGACCAGCCCTTAGCCGCGGGCCCCCGAGGGGTGGGCCAGGTGGGGAGCTGCCCCGAGGGCCG GCTGGTCTGGGACCCCGGCGATCTCAGCAGGGCTCCCGAAAGGAACCACGCAAGATCATTGCCACGGTGTCAATGACTGAAGATATAAAGCTGAACAAAGCAGAGAAGGCCTGGAAACCCAGTAGCAAGCGGACAGCGGCTGATAAGGACCGAGGGGAGGAGGACACTGATGGCAGCAAAACCCAG gaCCTGTTCCGCAGGGTGCGCTCCATCCTGAATAAGCTGACACCCCAGATGTTCCAGCAGCTGATGAAGCAGGTGACGCAGCTAGCCATCGACACCGAGGAACGCCTCAAAGGGGTCATTGACCTCATCTTCGAGAAGGCCATTTCAGAACCCAACTTCTCCGTGGCCTATGCCAACATGTGCCGCTGCCTCATGGCG CTGAAAGTGCCCACTACAGAAAAGCCAGCAGTGACTGTGAACTTCCGAAAACTGTTGTTAAACCGATGTCAGAAGGAGtttgaaaaagacaaagatgacGATGAGGTTTTTGAGAAGAAGCAAAAAGAGATGGATGAAGCTGCTACG GCAGAGGAACGGGGACGCCTGAAGGAAGAGCTGGAAGAGGCTCGAGACATAGCCCGGCGGCGCTCTTTAGGGAATATCAAGTTTATCGGGGAGTTGTTCAAGCTGAAGATGTTAACAGAGGCAATCATGCACGACTGTGTGGTTAAACTACTTAAGAACCATGATGAAGAGTCCCTCGAATGCCTTTGCCGTCTGCTCACCACCATTGGCAAAGACCTGGACTTTGAAAAGGCCAAG CCCCGGATGGATCAATATTTCAACCAGATGGAAAAAATCATTAAGGAAAAGAAGACTTCATCCCGAATCCGCTTTATGCTGCAAGACGTGCTGGATCTGCGACGG AGCAATTGGGTGCCGCGTCGAGGGGACCAGGGTCCCAAGACGATTGACCAAATCCACAAGGAAGCTGAGATGGAGGAGCATCGGGAGCACATAAAAGTGCAGCAGTTAATGGCCAAGGGCAGCGACAAGCGTCGGGGTGGCCCTCCAGGCCCACCCATCA GTCGTGGACTTCCACTTGTGGATGATGGTGGCTGGAACACAGTGCCCATCAGCAAGGGCAGCCGCCCTATTGACACCTCACGACTCACTAAGATCACGAAG CCTGGCTCCATTGATTCTAACAACCAGCTGTTTGCACCTGGAGGGCGATTGAGCTGGGGCAAGGGTAGCAGTGGAGGCTCAGGAGCCAAGCCCTCCGATGCAG CATCAGAAGCTGCTCGTCCAGCTACTAGTACCTTGAATCGCTTCTCAGCCCTTCAACAAGCAGTACCTACAGAAAGCACAGATAACAGACGTGTGGTACAGAG GAGTAGCTTGAGCCGGGAACGAGGTGAGAAAGCTGGGGACCGGGGAGACCGCCTAGAGCGGAGTGAACGGGGAGGTGACCGGCTTGATCGTGCACGGACACCCGCCACCAAGCGGAGCTTCAGCAAGGAAGTGGAGGAACGGAGTAGAGAGCGGccctctcagcctgagggacTGCGCAAGGCAGCTAGCCTCACGGAGGATCGGGACCGCGGGCGGGATGCTG TGAAGCGAGAAGCCGCCCTGCCCGCTGTGAGTCCCCCGAAGGCTGCGCTCTCTGAAGAGGAGCTGGAGAAGAAATCCAGGGCCATTATTGAGGAGTACCTCCATCTCAATGACATGAAG GAGGCGGTTCAGTGCGTGCAGGAGCTGGCCTCGCCCTCGCTGCTCTTCATCTTTGTGCGGCACGGCATCGAGTCCACGCTGGAGCGCAGCGCCATTGCCCGTGAGCACATGGGACGACTGCTGCACCAGCTGCTCTGTGCCGGGCACCTCTCCACTGCTCAGTACTACCAAGG GCTATATGAAATCCTGGAATTGGCTGAAGACATGGAAATTGACATCCCTCATGTGTGGCTCTACCTAGCAGAACTGGTAACGCCCATTCTGCATGAAGGTGGGATGCCCATGGGGGAGCTGTTCAG GGAGATTACAAAACCTCTGAGACCCCTGGGCAAAGCTGCTTCCCTGTTGCTGGAGATCCTGGGACTCCTATGCAAAAGCATG GGTCCCAAGAAGGTGGGGACGCTGTGGCGAGAGGCTGGACTCAGCTGGAAGGAATTTTTACCTGAAGGCCAGGATGTCGGTGCCTTTGTCACTGCACAG AAGGTGGAGTATACCTTGGGAGAGGAGTCAGAAGCCCTTGGCCAGAGGTTGCTGTCCTCTGAGGAGCTGAACAAGCAGCTGGAGAAGCTGCTGAAGGAGGGCAGCAGTAACCAGCGGGTGTTTGACTGGATAGAG GCCAACGTGAATGAGGAGCAGGTAGCATCCAACACATTAGTTCGAGCTCTCATGACAACAGTCTGCTACTCTGCAATTATCT TTGAGACTCCTCTCCGAGTGGATGTTGCGGTGCTGAAAGCGCGAGCGAAACTGCTACAGAAGTACCTGTGTGATGAGCAGACGGAGCTGCAGGCGCTCTATGCCCTCCAGGCCCTTGTAGTGACCTTAGAACAGCCCCCCA ACCTGCTTCGGATGTTCTTTGATGCGCTGTACGATGAGGACGTGGTGAAGGAGGACGCCTTCTATAGTTGGGAGAGTAGCAAGGACCCCGCTGAACAGCAGGGCAAGGGTGTGGCCCTTAAATCTGTCACAGCTTTCTTCAAGTGGCTTCGtgaggcggaggaggaggagtcTGACCACAACTGA
- the EIF4G1 gene encoding eukaryotic translation initiation factor 4 gamma 1 isoform X9 produces MNKAPQPTGPPPAPSPGLPQGRSTYVVPTQQYPVQPGAPSFYPGASPTEFGTYAGAYYPAQGVQQFPTGVAPPPVLMNQPPQIAPKRERKTIRIRDPNQGGKDITEEIMSGARTASTPTPPQTGGGLEPQANGETPQVAVVVRPDDRSQGAIIGERPGLPGPEHSPSESQPSSPSPTPSPPPVLEPGSEPNLTVLPIPGDTMTTGMIQTSVEESTPVPPETGEPYCLSPEPTPLAEPILEVEVTLSKPVPESEFSSSPLQVPTPLASHKVEILPEPNGTVLSENLEPELESSPELAPLPPPACPSESPMPIAPTAQPEELLNGAPSPPAVDLSPVSEPEEQAKEATASVAPPTVLSATPAVVSPAASPAQEEDMEEEEEEEEEGEAEGEKGGEEPLPLESTPVPAHLSQNLEVASATQVAVSVPKRRRKIKELNKKETVGDLLDAFKEVNPGVPEVENQPPVGNNPSPEPEGSSVPPRPEEADETWDSKEDKIQNAENIQPGEQKYEYKSDQWKPLNLEEKKRYDREFLLGFQFIFASMQKPEGLPHISDVVLDKANKTPLRPLDPARLQGINCGPDFTPSFANLGRPALSRGPPRGGPGGELPRGPQAGLGPRRSQQGSRKEPRKIIATVSMTEDIKLNKAEKAWKPSSKRTAADKDRGEEDTDGSKTQDLFRRVRSILNKLTPQMFQQLMKQVTQLAIDTEERLKGVIDLIFEKAISEPNFSVAYANMCRCLMALKVPTTEKPAVTVNFRKLLLNRCQKEFEKDKDDDEVFEKKQKEMDEAATAEERGRLKEELEEARDIARRRSLGNIKFIGELFKLKMLTEAIMHDCVVKLLKNHDEESLECLCRLLTTIGKDLDFEKAKPRMDQYFNQMEKIIKEKKTSSRIRFMLQDVLDLRRSNWVPRRGDQGPKTIDQIHKEAEMEEHREHIKVQQLMAKGSDKRRGGPPGPPISRGLPLVDDGGWNTVPISKGSRPIDTSRLTKITKPGSIDSNNQLFAPGGRLSWGKGSSGGSGAKPSDAASEAARPATSTLNRFSALQQAVPTESTDNRRVVQRSSLSRERGEKAGDRGDRLERSERGGDRLDRARTPATKRSFSKEVEERSRERPSQPEGLRKAASLTEDRDRGRDAVKREAALPAVSPPKAALSEEELEKKSRAIIEEYLHLNDMKEAVQCVQELASPSLLFIFVRHGIESTLERSAIAREHMGRLLHQLLCAGHLSTAQYYQGLYEILELAEDMEIDIPHVWLYLAELVTPILHEGGMPMGELFREITKPLRPLGKAASLLLEILGLLCKSMGPKKVGTLWREAGLSWKEFLPEGQDVGAFVTAQKVEYTLGEESEALGQRLLSSEELNKQLEKLLKEGSSNQRVFDWIEANVNEEQVASNTLVRALMTTVCYSAIIFETPLRVDVAVLKARAKLLQKYLCDEQTELQALYALQALVVTLEQPPNLLRMFFDALYDEDVVKEDAFYSWESSKDPAEQQGKGVALKSVTAFFKWLREAEEEESDHN; encoded by the exons CCCTGGACTCCCACAG GGGCGTTCCACATATGTTGTCCCGACACAGCAGTATCCTGTGCAGCCGGGAGCCCCAAGCTTCTATCCGGGTGCAAGCCCTACAGAGTTTGGGACCTACG CTGGCGCCTACTACCCAGCCCAGGGTGTGCAGCAATTTCCCACTGGTGTGGCTCCCCCGCCGGTTTTGATGAACCAGCCACCCCAGATTGCTCCCAAGAGGGAGCGGAAGACG ATCCGAATTCGAGACCCAAatcaaggagggaaggatatcACGGAGGAGATCATGTCTGGGGCCCGCACTGCCTccacacccacccctccccag ACGGGAGGTGGTCTGGAGCCTCAGGCTAATGGGGAGACACCCCAGGTTGCTGTTGTTGTCCGGCCAG ATGACCGGTCGCAGGGAGCAATCATTGGGGAGCGGCCAGGGCTGCCTGGCCCAGAGCACAGCCCTTCAGAATCCCAGCCTTCGTCACCTTCTCCGACCCCATCACCACCGCCAGTCTTGGAACCCGGGTCTGAGCCTAATCTCACAGTCCTCCCTATTCCTGGGGACACTATGACAACGGGGATGATACAGACGTCTGTAGAAGAATCAACCCCCGTGCCCCCTGAAACTGGGGAGCCATATTGCCTCTCTCCAGAACCCACTCCCCTCGCTGAACCCATACTGGAAGTAGAAGTGACACTTAGCAAACCAGTTCCAGAATCTGAGTTCTCTTCCAGTCCTCTCCAGGTTCCCACCCCCCTGGCATCTCACAAGGTGGAAATTCTTCCTGAGCCTAATGGCACGGTCCTATCTGAGAATTTGGAACCAGAGTTGGAGTCGAGCCCAGAGcttgcccctctccctcccccggcTTGTCCCTCTGAATCCCCCATGCCCATTGCTCCAACTGCCCAACCTGAGGAACTGCTCAACGGAGCCCCCTCGCCACCAGCTGTGGACTTAAGCCCAGTCAGTGAACCAGAGGAGCAGGCCAAGGAGGCTACAGCATCGGTGGCTCCCCCCACCGTCCTTTCTGCCACTCCAGCTGTGGTTTCTCCAGCTGCTTCCCCTGCTCAGGAGGAGGAcatggaggaagaggaagaagaggaagaggaaggagaagctgagggtgagaagggaggagaggaacCGCTCCCCCTAGAGAGCACCCCTGTCCCAGCCCACCTGTCCCAGAATTTGGAGGTGGCATCAGCCACCCAAG TGGCAGTATCTGTGCCAAAGAGGAGACGGAAAATTAAGGAGCTCAATAAGAAGGAGACTGTAGGAGACCTTCTAGATGCCTTCAAGGAG GTGAACCCAGGAGTACCAGAGGTAGAAAATCAGCCTCCTGTAGGCAACAATCCCAGCCCAGAGCCTGAGGGCAGCAGTGTGCCCCCGCGACCTGAGGAAGCAGACGAGACCTGGGACTCAAAGGAAGACAAGATTCAAAATGCTGAGAACATCCAGCCGGGGGAACAGAAGTATGAATATAAGTCAG ATCAGTGGAAGCCTCTAAACCTTGAGGAGAAAAAGCGTTATGACCGTGAGTTCCTGCTTGGCTTTCAGTTCATCTTTGCCAGTATGCAGAAGCCAGAGGGATTGCCCCATATCAGTGATGTGGTGTTGGATAAG GCCAATAAAACACCATTGCGGCCACTGGATCCCGCTAGACTTCAAGGCATAAATTGTGGCCCAGACTTCACCCCATCCTTTGCCAACCTTGGCCGACCAGCCCTTAGCCGCGGGCCCCCGAGGGGTGGGCCAGGTGGGGAGCTGCCCCGAGGGCCG CAGGCTGGTCTGGGACCCCGGCGATCTCAGCAGGGCTCCCGAAAGGAACCACGCAAGATCATTGCCACGGTGTCAATGACTGAAGATATAAAGCTGAACAAAGCAGAGAAGGCCTGGAAACCCAGTAGCAAGCGGACAGCGGCTGATAAGGACCGAGGGGAGGAGGACACTGATGGCAGCAAAACCCAG gaCCTGTTCCGCAGGGTGCGCTCCATCCTGAATAAGCTGACACCCCAGATGTTCCAGCAGCTGATGAAGCAGGTGACGCAGCTAGCCATCGACACCGAGGAACGCCTCAAAGGGGTCATTGACCTCATCTTCGAGAAGGCCATTTCAGAACCCAACTTCTCCGTGGCCTATGCCAACATGTGCCGCTGCCTCATGGCG CTGAAAGTGCCCACTACAGAAAAGCCAGCAGTGACTGTGAACTTCCGAAAACTGTTGTTAAACCGATGTCAGAAGGAGtttgaaaaagacaaagatgacGATGAGGTTTTTGAGAAGAAGCAAAAAGAGATGGATGAAGCTGCTACG GCAGAGGAACGGGGACGCCTGAAGGAAGAGCTGGAAGAGGCTCGAGACATAGCCCGGCGGCGCTCTTTAGGGAATATCAAGTTTATCGGGGAGTTGTTCAAGCTGAAGATGTTAACAGAGGCAATCATGCACGACTGTGTGGTTAAACTACTTAAGAACCATGATGAAGAGTCCCTCGAATGCCTTTGCCGTCTGCTCACCACCATTGGCAAAGACCTGGACTTTGAAAAGGCCAAG CCCCGGATGGATCAATATTTCAACCAGATGGAAAAAATCATTAAGGAAAAGAAGACTTCATCCCGAATCCGCTTTATGCTGCAAGACGTGCTGGATCTGCGACGG AGCAATTGGGTGCCGCGTCGAGGGGACCAGGGTCCCAAGACGATTGACCAAATCCACAAGGAAGCTGAGATGGAGGAGCATCGGGAGCACATAAAAGTGCAGCAGTTAATGGCCAAGGGCAGCGACAAGCGTCGGGGTGGCCCTCCAGGCCCACCCATCA GTCGTGGACTTCCACTTGTGGATGATGGTGGCTGGAACACAGTGCCCATCAGCAAGGGCAGCCGCCCTATTGACACCTCACGACTCACTAAGATCACGAAG CCTGGCTCCATTGATTCTAACAACCAGCTGTTTGCACCTGGAGGGCGATTGAGCTGGGGCAAGGGTAGCAGTGGAGGCTCAGGAGCCAAGCCCTCCGATGCAG CATCAGAAGCTGCTCGTCCAGCTACTAGTACCTTGAATCGCTTCTCAGCCCTTCAACAAGCAGTACCTACAGAAAGCACAGATAACAGACGTGTGGTACAGAG GAGTAGCTTGAGCCGGGAACGAGGTGAGAAAGCTGGGGACCGGGGAGACCGCCTAGAGCGGAGTGAACGGGGAGGTGACCGGCTTGATCGTGCACGGACACCCGCCACCAAGCGGAGCTTCAGCAAGGAAGTGGAGGAACGGAGTAGAGAGCGGccctctcagcctgagggacTGCGCAAGGCAGCTAGCCTCACGGAGGATCGGGACCGCGGGCGGGATGCTG TGAAGCGAGAAGCCGCCCTGCCCGCTGTGAGTCCCCCGAAGGCTGCGCTCTCTGAAGAGGAGCTGGAGAAGAAATCCAGGGCCATTATTGAGGAGTACCTCCATCTCAATGACATGAAG GAGGCGGTTCAGTGCGTGCAGGAGCTGGCCTCGCCCTCGCTGCTCTTCATCTTTGTGCGGCACGGCATCGAGTCCACGCTGGAGCGCAGCGCCATTGCCCGTGAGCACATGGGACGACTGCTGCACCAGCTGCTCTGTGCCGGGCACCTCTCCACTGCTCAGTACTACCAAGG GCTATATGAAATCCTGGAATTGGCTGAAGACATGGAAATTGACATCCCTCATGTGTGGCTCTACCTAGCAGAACTGGTAACGCCCATTCTGCATGAAGGTGGGATGCCCATGGGGGAGCTGTTCAG GGAGATTACAAAACCTCTGAGACCCCTGGGCAAAGCTGCTTCCCTGTTGCTGGAGATCCTGGGACTCCTATGCAAAAGCATG GGTCCCAAGAAGGTGGGGACGCTGTGGCGAGAGGCTGGACTCAGCTGGAAGGAATTTTTACCTGAAGGCCAGGATGTCGGTGCCTTTGTCACTGCACAG AAGGTGGAGTATACCTTGGGAGAGGAGTCAGAAGCCCTTGGCCAGAGGTTGCTGTCCTCTGAGGAGCTGAACAAGCAGCTGGAGAAGCTGCTGAAGGAGGGCAGCAGTAACCAGCGGGTGTTTGACTGGATAGAG GCCAACGTGAATGAGGAGCAGGTAGCATCCAACACATTAGTTCGAGCTCTCATGACAACAGTCTGCTACTCTGCAATTATCT TTGAGACTCCTCTCCGAGTGGATGTTGCGGTGCTGAAAGCGCGAGCGAAACTGCTACAGAAGTACCTGTGTGATGAGCAGACGGAGCTGCAGGCGCTCTATGCCCTCCAGGCCCTTGTAGTGACCTTAGAACAGCCCCCCA ACCTGCTTCGGATGTTCTTTGATGCGCTGTACGATGAGGACGTGGTGAAGGAGGACGCCTTCTATAGTTGGGAGAGTAGCAAGGACCCCGCTGAACAGCAGGGCAAGGGTGTGGCCCTTAAATCTGTCACAGCTTTCTTCAAGTGGCTTCGtgaggcggaggaggaggagtcTGACCACAACTGA